The following are encoded together in the Eriocheir sinensis breed Jianghai 21 chromosome 28, ASM2467909v1, whole genome shotgun sequence genome:
- the LOC127004533 gene encoding uncharacterized protein LOC127004533 — protein sequence MRELLSSLVSFLFSAAESAPKKKMAGLPRALVVVVLAAAAALADPEPGYPAPCYDKTAYVTKVQPIVQEVPVYSTIYKQQILPTTLYRTNFNTLYTTLYNTEYVPKYVTETIYKTQVQYVTKVQTQYQTQHQTLYVTTAQYVPKYVTQTQYITKYNTEMVYNTLYTTQYTPVYVTKTAVQYQTQYKTDYIPKYLTVTKDKVAYVTDCPKPAYGYGY from the exons ATGCGTGAGTTGCTGAGTTCCCTCGTCAGTTTCCTTTTCTCGGCCGCAGAATCAGCACCTAAGAAG AAGATGGCTGGTCTCCCTCgcgccctggtggtggtggtgttggctgcCGCGGCTGCCCTTGCTGACCCCGAGCCTGGCTACCCGGCCCCCTGCTACGACAAGACGGCCTACGTCACCAAGGTGCAGCCGATCGTCCAGGAG GTGCCCGTGTACTCCACTATCTACAAGCAGCAGATCCTCCCCACCACCCTGTACCGCACCAACTTCAACACCCTCTACACCACACTCTACAACACCGAGTACGTGCCCAAGTACGTCACCGAGACCATCTACAAGACCCAGGTGCAGTACGTGACCAAGGTGCAGACGCAGTACCAGACGCAGCACCAGACCCTCTACGTCACCACCGCCCAGTACGTGCCCAAGTACGTCACCCAGACCCAGTACATCACCAAGTACAACACGGAGATGGTCTACAACACGCTGTACACCACGCAGTACACCCCCGTCTACGTCACCAAGACCGCAGTGCAGTACCAGACCCAGTACAAGACCGATTATATCCCCAAGTACTTGACGGTGACCAAGGATAAGGTGGCCTACGTGACAGACTGCCCCAAGCCTGCCTACGGATACGGGTACTAG